From Amyelois transitella isolate CPQ chromosome 9, ilAmyTran1.1, whole genome shotgun sequence:
TTCTGGACCCTGGGTCCGTCCTCCGGCGTTTCGATCTTCACTTGGTCCGGTTTTCGACGTTCTCAGTTTTCGGTCCTTGAATCGCATATTATGTTTTGTGTAAATGTTCACTTCGTAATATTCAGGTTTTGCTTCTGCCTCATACACTTACATTCTTGATGTGATACTTAAATGCCTATTTAAAGAAGGAACTTATTTTAAGAAACCACATTTAACGACTTTCTTGATGAAATTACTAGGATAGACAAACTTCATGTTAAGATAATGTAATTAGTTACAACTTCACACGCCCATATACATTTTACTCACATGTCGTTTAAACTTGCTAATaagcattttacgacatctggGAGTACTCTGTGCATTATCAacttttaaacaaacattcgtaccaaagttttaatttaatttatacacaGGCATGGAGTTAAACAGAATGATAAGCACCTTTCCTTGTACTCCTCAAGTCTCAGGTAGTTAAAACTATCAAGCTGAATAAATATGTGGAACAAACTTGTGCATTAAACTTTTACTATTTGGAGTCTGAAAACTTTGTGCGAAATATAGTTTTTAGCGTTATCTGGAAAGTTTTGAATCTTCAATGCTCGGCTTCAATGACATTTTTGGCTTACACTCTGCGAAATTGTCGGATACGCGGAGGACAGTAAAACATGGATTTTTAAGTTGcacttttctttttactatatttagTTTCGGCAAGGGTACAacgtttttgtttatatttaatgcaATGCTGCCATTTCCTGAGCCATATGATGAAAACCTTTCATTCGAATTTCTTGTTAGATTAAGGTAATTAACCTCTGTCCAgcttttcaattatttctcaTAACTGAATGGTTTCAGTTGGGTTTTAAGTGCAGCTAAGTTTAGAGCCCTAGTGTCAGTTGCTTCATCTTTCAGTTTGCATAGTCAAAACTCTTCATAACACGTACCTGGGAATATCTCCGTCGAAGAAATTAGTGTGGTCATGGTGACCTGCAGTCAGGCCATAGAAGACGAAGAAGAAACTAGAACCCATTATTGTAGCAATCCATACGGCCACCACCCATGGTAGGGACACATCGCTGAAGTACCACATCCAAACGGGTACAGTTAGGGGTAAAAGGTGAGACCAATTTAAGCTCTTCCCTTCAAATTTCAGGAGCGAGACTGTGAAactgaaagtaataaaatatgttgaatATAAAAGATGACACACTGTCAAGCGAAGCGTTAAAATTGAACCCAGTTGAAAGgttgaaatatttgttatgtatgaagaaaaacataattatgttttatgatTGAGATCTTGACTCGTTAATGACGGATAATCAAATGCTCAATTGGAAatgtatcaaaaaaaaattatagagcaatatttaagagaaaattatacaaaaagaataatattcctaatttaaacttttttgagTAAGGAGATAAAAAAATGCTAAATAAGATAAACGAAATGCTTATCAAACCATatctaacaaaaaataaatataaagattttgttaTAAACTCTGCAGTGACTGACGAAGTTATTTAAATGTCAGATAAATTGCAAACTGCAGattttttcagaaaatatttattttgcctaCTCACAGAACCTAGTAACTTACATTTTGTCTACATGCGTAACATTGTTTAACGTGTTCTACGGAGCGTGAACTAGTTGCCAGCAATCTCCAGTAAAACGCAATTCATCCAAACTAAAACCCGCTTACGTGTCTGTATTCCTTGGCACGATCAAACtgattaagtacctatttacgAGTAGCTTACAATCAAGTTTCTAGTAACGATTCTATCTTcagaaattaagtaattaacaCATGATTGATAACGATAACATtgatttaggtatttttataaattatctcATAAAATCAGCTTTGAATTTGTCAAACTGTCTCACCGCTTTGACCAAAATGACTTTGGTGCTACCGATGGACTTAATATAAATGAAGATCGgttaatttagtattatttgCTTTGTATTTCCCAAGGAAAATATGTGATATGAGGCaggtaaacaatttttttaattctgacAGGTCCACAACTTCAAAGCCCAATACCCAGAAATCTAATATTCAGCCCGCTTTTAGAAGAGAAAGAAAGACTAAACCTCTTGGAAGCTACGAGGGTATGTAAGTTGTTGATGGGAAAAACgtcaatgaaataaataacatagttACTTACTCTTTTATCATAATAGTCAAAGACGCAAAAGCGTAGATGACTGGAAAGTAAAATGCTCCCAAACGGGCCCAAAATGGCTTATTTCTATACGGCATGAACTGAAGAAAAGGCTCGATCATGCTCAGTTCGATGTCTTGAAGAGTGTTCGTGTGCATATGATGGGACATAGCGTGAGAGATGCGCCAGTCTCTGAAAAAATTAaggataaaataattatacaaacgACTTATAGTAATAATGCTAAGCCAATTTTTACATTATGCAAGAAAAGAGTATGCACGTAGTCTTTCTTCTGCACTACTTTGTTATGGAAAAATGATGCTGCTGGCTGCGATTTTatcaagaataaaataaattacttatactcacaatttgtgtattttttatgagtaattacattggtatgtaggtacgtGATTATTGAGCTGTTTGTATCTTTTGCCTGTTTATGAAAATCAGTGGAAAAATAATGACATTgtactttaataattttcatacgGACTTGATAATTACGGTAGACATGTATATCGTAtaggtttttattttggagTCGAAGGTCAATAGTGAAATAATCaaattgtcaaaataaaatcaattatcaGCATTATATTAACATTTAGTCGCGAGAAACATTGTTTTTACTAAATTGTTCACGGAGATTTCGTAATGTGTTAATgtcatcattattttaagaGTAAGGTCTTTAAGACGTTTTCCGGGATTTAGAggcacaaaattaaatatttttatatcacgtatattaaaaaaaaatacttacgagTACGATAATCCACCTAAgttaaataggtacatacgcCAACTATCTGttctatgaaaataattatgagcACAAGTCATCAGACTGCTCAATGCTAAGCTATTTAAAACCGTTAAAGATGCACCCAAGATATAACTCTTGTTCCAAGCCCAACAACTCATAGGACTTAACACAGCACAAGccaataataacaaatcagTTACAAAATCACTTTTTCTCCTAAGATCCTTTGGCATATCCTTCATTTTCTGcataacttttaatttgaGAGTCTTATAAAACCCGTGCTCTTCAAAAGTAAAAGGGGAATTTCTTGGTGCTTTCGCCTTCTTTACGAAGTAATTAGGCAGTATTTCCTCGGCTATTCCTTTCAAATGGTGAGTTTCAAACTGCTCTGTGATATCGGTACCCTGAAAAGAATATTGTacgaataattattttttaaattaaagtttaactTGGCAGAGTCGCCGGGATACAGCTTAAAGCAAACTACTTATGAGATGGGAAATTTAATTAGAATTCACAATAAGAGTTAATGAATTTTGAGTTAAGTTTATAATGAATTCAATAAAGTACTTGAGCGTAGCATAATACTTTGTagtgtaagaaaaaaaaactattctctCTCACGAGTTCACATTCAATTCTGCTCAGTCCCTTGGCATTTGATACCCTAAGtctaattagtttttttttttaaacgaggCTTACGTTTTGTCACCAGCTTCTTTCCTATAAAAATCACTCTTTCGAAATACTTGAAGTTTAAAGTTCACATTTTAGTACACACACTCGTACACTCCAAACTCATAAAAATCAGTATGGTATATTAAGATAATACTGTTCCGATTTCTATGGTCAAgcttaaatttcaaataagaaTGACTGACAATACTTCCTGTATTGTCAGTCATtgtaatttgaaattcaaGGCAGTCAAAATGGACTTCTTAATGTACCTTGAACTTACATATTCACCTCGTTCACCTTGCTTAGGCGACCGAGGTGTACAATTCAATGATTTTATTCAGTGCATT
This genomic window contains:
- the LOC106134654 gene encoding cytochrome b5-related protein, with translation MSPNPEAQTSFPQLPYPLLRNEEPKLAQQWLKGKRIQDGAEGLWRIHDNLYDLTNFIASHPGGSQWILFTKGTDITEQFETHHLKGIAEEILPNYFVKKAKAPRNSPFTFEEHGFYKTLKLKVMQKMKDMPKDLRRKSDFVTDLLLLACAVLSPMSCWAWNKSYILGASLTVLNSLALSSLMTCAHNYFHRTDSWRMYLFNLGGLSYSDWRISHAMSHHMHTNTLQDIELSMIEPFLQFMPYRNKPFWARLGAFYFPVIYAFASLTIMIKDFTVSLLKFEGKSLNWSHLLPLTVPVWMWYFSDVSLPWVVAVWIATIMGSSFFFVFYGLTAGHHDHTNFFDGDIPRDETLDWGIHQMDTIVERIDYAGNHFKSITRFGDHALHHLFPTLDHADLKYLYPILLEHCEKFDMQLRTTTFYNAIVRKSKQLARTQPNDFRKNK